Sequence from the Elusimicrobiota bacterium genome:
ATCTCTGCTGACCTGACTTTCAGTTTGCAGCCGTCAGGGGGACACAATTTATCTATTTTTATACCTTCAAGCCCTACAGATACTTTGGGCGCAAATTTACCTTCATCATTTATCAGACATAGCAGTCCTTTTTCTACTTTTGCAAGTTCTACAAAGATATTGATAATTTTTTCGGTTAGAATCGGCACCTCTAAAATCCCAGCGAGTTCGTTGCTCGCTTTATGGAGCGCATATAAGTCGTTTCTGATCATTTCCAGATGGCCGATTGTCTTTCTAAAACTGTCTTCTTTATCAAGTGTTCTGACAATTTCCAACCCGATACCCATCGCAGGACATATTACATTGTAATCGCAGACATTACAGTATGGGTTCGGCGTCGGGTTAAACTCTGTATCCGTTTTTATTTTATTAGCAATTTGTAAGATTTTAGTTTCGGTATGTTTGATATTCTCGGCTGGTTTTGTTACAGTCATTTTCTTATCAAAATTCAGAAACATTATTGATAACTTATTTGCGACGATATTAAATTTTTTAGCACACGCAAGTTGAAAAATAGCGAGTTGTAAATCATCTTCAACCTCTTTTTGAGAGAATAAAGTTCGGCGTGTTTTGTAATCAATTATTTCGTAGCCCCCCTCCCCATCGGCTATCTCGTCTACACGGTCAATCGTGCCAAAGAGTGTATACCTCACCCCATCTTCACCAATAGGAATTTCAAAATACTCGTCAACCAGATATGGCTGGAGTTTGATATCAAATGTTTTTGAGAACCGTTCTAATAACGAGTTTGCCTGGCTTTTCCAATCCGCTTCTTCTTCTTTTGAGATATAGCCCTTAGAAAGCCAGTTATCTTTCAGCAGGTTATGGAGTGTTTTTAGTGTTCGGTATGAAGCAGTTTTTAATTTGAAAAATTTTGCAAGTGTTTTATGGATACTTTCGTCAAATGATAAGAATGGTCGTTCTTGATGATATAGTGTTCCAAGTCCACCTGCGCTTTCTATATAATGAAACTTATACTTCAGCGGGCATTCAGTATACATCTGGAGCGCCCAGAAATTTAATCGTAATTGTGATGGTTTATTCGTGGAATTAAACGAAGCGTTCATCCTTTTATATGGAAATCAGTTGTAATCTTGGCAAGTTGGTCTTTAATTTTTAGTAACCGATTTTTTAGTTCAGGCTGGTTAGTTAAGTCAGTCATTTCAGTGAGTTGTGCAGTAATTGAATCAATTATTTTTCTATCCTTTTCTATGTAGCATTTTAATGTATTTGACATATCCTCAATCCCTTTAGCAAGGTCTTTTAGTTCATCGTGTCTACGCAGATAGATATGCCCACCAATACAACCCTGTTTAATCTGCTCTATGATTCGTTCTAACGCATAAATTGGTCCAACAAGCCGATGAAACCTTATCAAACTTTGAATACCAATCACAAGTAACAGTATTAAAACTATCCACCAGAATGGCGACATAATCGCTGACTGAACCGCGCGGATTTCTGCCTCATTGACTAAATTTTCAAGTGCTTCAGTAGTATAGATTGTTCTTCGCATAACTAACAAAATACAAAGTGAAGTAAAAACTACCGTCATGAGCGCATAAAAAAGATACTTAAATAAAAGCTTAGGTTTCACATAAAACGATTTCCTGAACAAGTACAACATATGCCCTCCTCCTTTTTATACTGCTTTGTAAAGTAAATAACGATTGTATGTAGTTGACAACGCATTACACAATCACATTATCTATGAGACGGGTTTTACCGATAGAAACAGCAACCGCTATCACAACTTTTTTATTGATGTATTTTACTTCTTCAAGCGTTTCAGCATCACGGACTTCAATATAGTCAATTTTATCAAAATAGGAAATAATACGCTTTTTTATGTTTTTAATCACACTTTGTGCGGTTTGCAACTTGTTATATTTTACCAAATTTTTGACATTTTGTAAAGCGCATGAAAGCGATAACGCATTTTTTCTTTCTTCGTTAGATAAATAGACATTCCGGCTTGAAAGTGCAAGCCCATCTTCTCCACGAACAGTCGGGCAGGTGATAACTTGTATTGGAAGATTCAGGTCATCAACCATCTTTCTGATAATTACTGATTGCTGATAGTCCTTTAAGCCAAAATATGCTTTATCAGGCTGAACGATATTAAAAAGTTTGGCAACAATCGTAGCAACA
This genomic interval carries:
- a CDS encoding diguanylate cyclase gives rise to the protein MNASFNSTNKPSQLRLNFWALQMYTECPLKYKFHYIESAGGLGTLYHQERPFLSFDESIHKTLAKFFKLKTASYRTLKTLHNLLKDNWLSKGYISKEEEADWKSQANSLLERFSKTFDIKLQPYLVDEYFEIPIGEDGVRYTLFGTIDRVDEIADGEGGYEIIDYKTRRTLFSQKEVEDDLQLAIFQLACAKKFNIVANKLSIMFLNFDKKMTVTKPAENIKHTETKILQIANKIKTDTEFNPTPNPYCNVCDYNVICPAMGIGLEIVRTLDKEDSFRKTIGHLEMIRNDLYALHKASNELAGILEVPILTEKIINIFVELAKVEKGLLCLINDEGKFAPKVSVGLEGIKIDKLCPPDGCKLKVRSAEIINDMYTDDRFRYLITKISDIQSAIILPLIVAESIEGILILMNKKNKTKFNNYDLVFLNNLSDSAAIALHNAQLYELAITDGLTKLYIHRYFQTRLESELIRAKRYNSNISLLMLDIDHFKKINDTYGHQEGDYVLKKFARILMDNIRKVDIPVRYGGEEFTIILPETGLAGAEQVAEHLRCLVEQEDFIIDTKRVPVTTSVGVACWDKIASKEEFIEQSDKALYQAKHEGRNRVCKFLLSQ
- the panC gene encoding pantoate--beta-alanine ligase, which encodes MKIIQKPKQVQDIIKRLKQQKKLIGFVPTMGALHQGHISLIHRARKENDIVVVSIFVNPTQFTPDEDFTRYPRSFKKDVAICRNERVDIIFAPKLEVMYPENYLTYITVEKLSDIMCGQFRQGHFRGVATIVAKLFNIVQPDKAYFGLKDYQQSVIIRKMVDDLNLPIQVITCPTVRGEDGLALSSRNVYLSNEERKNALSLSCALQNVKNLVKYNKLQTAQSVIKNIKKRIISYFDKIDYIEVRDAETLEEVKYINKKVVIAVAVSIGKTRLIDNVIV